A DNA window from Theobroma cacao cultivar B97-61/B2 chromosome 5, Criollo_cocoa_genome_V2, whole genome shotgun sequence contains the following coding sequences:
- the LOC18598687 gene encoding probable aquaporin SIP2-1, with protein sequence MARARLIVYDFLMSFMWVWSGILVKMFVSKALGMGNQPKAEILKGAFSIINMFFFAFLGKITKGAAYNPLTVFSSAVSGDFSHFLFTVGARIPAQVIGSITGVRLIIETFPGIGLGPRLNVDIHRGALTEGFLTFAIVIISLGLARKIPGSFFMKTWITSVSKLALHILGSDLTGGCMNPASVMGWAYARGDHITKEHILVYWLAPIEATLLAVWTFRLVVKPITEEKEKVKAKSE encoded by the exons ATGGCCAGGGCTCGCCTGATTGTATACGATTTTCTTATGTCCTTCATGTGGGTATGGTCTGGTATTTTGGTGAAGATGTTTGTGAGCAAGGCTTTAGGGATGGGTAACCAACCCAAGGCTGAGATCTTGAAGGGTGCTTTCTCCATTATCAACATGTTCTTCTTTGCATTCTTGGGGAAGATTACTAAAGGAGCCGCTTACAATCCTTTAACCGTTTTCTCTTCTGCCGTTTCTGGGGATTTCAGCCACTTTCTTTTCACTGTTGGGGCCAGAATTCCTGCCCAG GTAATTGGATCTATTACCGGGGTTAGGCTCATTATTGAGACCTTTCCTGGAATAGGACTTGGGCCTCGTTTGAATGTTGACATCCATCGAGGTGCACTAACGGAAGGATTCTTGACATTTGCAATTGTCATCATCTCACTTGGGCTTGCTAGAAAGATCCCTGGTAGTTTCTTCATGAAGACATGGATTACTAGTGTCTCTAAGTTAGCTCTTCATATTCTTGGCTCTGATCTGACCGGTGGATGTATGAACCCTGCCTCT GTGATGGGATGGGCATATGCTCGTGGAGATCATATCACGAAGGAGCATATACTTGTATACTGGCTTGCTCCAATAGAGGCAACTTTGTTGGCAGTCTGGACTTTTAGGTTGGTAGTTAAGCCAATAAcagaggagaaagaaaaagtaaaagctAAATCTGAGTGA